A genome region from Cucurbita pepo subsp. pepo cultivar mu-cu-16 chromosome LG02, ASM280686v2, whole genome shotgun sequence includes the following:
- the LOC111786824 gene encoding E3 UFM1-protein ligase 1 homolog, translating into MDDELLELQRQFEFAQQAKSSIRLSERNVVELVQKLQELRILDFELLHTVTGKEYITPEHLRREILAEIEKLGRISLIDLADTIGVDLYYVEKQAEQIISDDPRLMLIQGEIISQSYWDSVAEEINERLQESSQIALAEIAAELQVGSELLASMLDQRLGTLVKGRLEGGQLYTPAYVARVSSMVRGATRAITVPTNLTVIWSSLQQLLQGINGASGIAVDASFFQSLFNGLVKENEILGSLRAGVHWTPNIFSIAQKECVDSFFSQNSIISYEFLRKLGVPNPIQFLQSRYPDGIPLSTTFIHPSIVEMLDSTVEDILERGSWTNSLLVLPSSFEPQDASKVLLSCPSVRVSLKSNDALIFGDSFIFSNIFIKDLYASMEKEMETINVPGSSIGTFSGDSLSSSKFQTDPSMFSESIEMGNNSGRTGEIMEKRSKKKKGKSTGNTQSTAAESALDDQEPSTKSKKNQRKAKASSSVQVAETKAGGKKESVKTKENDIYYPTEEWVIEKIKTLIPDLEEHGIDDPAIILQPLVNHLRPMLNNSWRERRKTLFSENAEKMKRLLDNTQQKLDESFLNLQLYGKALDLFEDDQSISVILHRHLLRTTAAPIVDMLFHNLDLHNKLKNGIEVAELQNSEPVSLSTGERTTIAKSFPGSLSSKAVTVAEALEGKLMDTFINALEDLAEESGMIVKKLDKKLERTLLHSYRKDLTSQVSAEMDPIALLPKVVSLLYIQIHHKALQAPGRAISFAISRLKDKLDDSAWKILSDYQTATVTLLSLISAAAGDEDDCSSDRILTKREFLESQIPALKGLVQKGASGEPKPST; encoded by the exons ATGGACGATGAATTGCTGGAACTTCAGAGACAGTTCGAATTCGCGCAACAAGCGAAATCAAGCATTCGATTATCGGAAAGAAACGTCGTTGAATTGGTCCAAAAGCTTCAAGAGCTTCGTATCCTTGATTTTGAGCTCCTTCACACCGTCACTGGCAAAGAATACATCACTCCT GAGCACCTAAGGCGTGAAATATTGGCTGAGATTGAGAAGTTAGGACGCATTTCTTTGATAGATCTTGCGGATACTATTGGTGTGGATCTATACTATGTCGAGAAGCAAGCCGAACAGATCATATCTGATGATCCACGACTTATGTTGATTCAAGGGGAAATAATATCTCAATCTTATTGGGATTCTGTGGCAGAAGAAATAAATGAGCGGCTTCAGGAATCTAGTCAAATTGCTTTGGCTGAAATTGCTGCAGAGTTACAAGTTGGTTCAGAATTGCTTGCATCCATGTTGGATCAACGGCTTGGGACGCTG GTAAAAGGTAGGCTTGAAGGAGGTCAGCTGTATACCCCAGCATATGTTGCACGGGTTTCTTCCATGGTTCGCGGTGCTACCAGAGCTATTACTGTTCCTACAAATTTAACTGTAATATGGAGCTCTTTACAGCAACTATTGCAAGGAATTAATGGAGCTAGTGGTATAGCCGTTGATGCTTCATTCTTCCAGTCTCTTTTTAATGGACTTGTGAAGGAAAATGAGATTCTTGGATCACTTCGTGCAGGTGTTCATTGGACACCAAAT ATATTTTCCATTGCTCAGAAAGAATGTGTAGACTCTTTCTTTTCACAG AATTCCATTATTAGCTATGAGTTTCTGCGAAAACTTGGAGTTCCCAACCCCATTCAGTTCTTGCAg TCCAGATATCCTGATGGCATACCTTTAAGTACTACATTCATTCACCCTTCAATAGTTGAAATGTTGGATTCTACTGTTGAGGATATCCTTGAGCGTGGTAGCTG GACCAATTCTCTTCTTGTACTTCCTTCATCATTTGAGCCCCAAGATGCATCTAAAGTTTTGTTATCATGCCCATCTGTTCGGGTTTCTTTAAAG TCTAATGATGCTCTCATATTTGGTGATTCATTTATATTCAGCAATATTTTTATCAAG GATCTGTATGCTAGCATGGAGAAAGAGATGGAAACCATAAATGTCCCAGGATCTTCTATAGGCACCTTTTCTGGAGATTCACTAAGCAGTAGTAAATTTCAAACTGATCCAAGCATGTTTTCTGAGTCAATTGAAATGGGAAATAATAGCGGTAGAACTGGAGAGATTATGGAGAAAAggtcaaagaaaaagaagggtaaATCAACTGGAAATACTCAATCTACAGCTGCTGAAAGTGCTCTGGATGATCAGGAACCTTCAACTAAATCCAAGAAAAACCAGAGGAAAGCTAAGGCTTCATCCTCTGTGCAAGTGGCAGAGACTAAAGCAGGGGGTAAAAAGGAGTCAGTTAAAACCAAAGAGAATGATATTTATTACCCTACTGAAGAATGGGTTATTGAGAAGATCAAGACACTGATACCTGATCTTGAGGAACATG GCATAGATGATCCTGCAATAATCCTCCAACCTCTGGTAAATCATCTTAGACCTATGCTGAACAATTCatggagagagaggaggaagacATTATTTTCAGAAAATGCAGAGAAAATGAAACGCTTACTTGACAATACCCAACAGAAACTTGATGAG TCTTTCTTAAATTTGCAGCTATATGGAAAAGCTTTagatttatttgaagatgacCAGTCAATATCT GTCATTTTGCACCGGCATTTGCTAAGAACAACAGCTGCACCGATTGTGGATATGCTTTTTCATAACTTG GATTTGCACAACAAGTTGAAGAATGGAATTGAAGTTGCCGAATTGCAGAACTCTGAACCAGTCTCACTTAGTACTGGAGAAAGAACTACAATT GCCAAGAGCTTTCCTGGATCTCTGTCAAGTAAGGCTGTTACTGTAGCTGAAGCTTTGGAAGGGAAG CTGATGGACACCTTCATAAATGCACTGGAGGATTTAGCAGAAGAGAG TGGAATGATCGTGAAAAAACTTGACAAGAAATTGGAGAGGACTCTTTTGCATTCCTATCGTAAG GACTTGACCTCTCAAGTTTCTGCCGAAATGGATCCAATTGCTCTTCTACCGAAAGTTGTTTCCCTTCTCTACATACAG ATTCATCATAAAGCTCTTCAAGCTCCTGGAAGGGCAATCTCTTTTGCTATTTCTCGGTTGAAG GATAAATTGGATGATTCAGCATGGAAGATCTTATCAGATTACCAAACTGCAACAGTGACCCTTCTGTCGCTTATTTCAGCTGCTGCCGGTGAT GAAGACGACTGTTCATCCGACAGAATATTGACCAAAAGGGAATTTCTGGAGAGTCAAATTCCAGCACTTAAAGGCCTTGTCCAGAAGGGAGCTTCTGGAGAGCCGAAACCCAGCACTTAA
- the LOC111788468 gene encoding uncharacterized protein LOC111788468, with the protein MASVCISECVDNVCVVPGGRPTHVNLQRWPEEENDSAERERRRPRPRGARRQMYLRSYTFSREDAVAPKGTTQHCLGKLRSFRKPEDIREGLRKRRSRCFAVARAAAKQASSGGALLSMFRRLVCCGGR; encoded by the coding sequence ATGGCCTCCGTCTGCATATCAGAATGCGTCGACAACGTCTGCGTCGTCCCGGGCGGCCGGCCGACCCACGTGAACCTGCAGCGGTGGCCGGAGGAGGAGAACGACTCTGCAGAGAGAGAACGCCGCCGCCCACGGCCGAGAGGGGCTCGCCGGCAAATGTATCTGAGGAGCTACACCTTTTCTAGAGAGGACGCCGTCGCCCCTAAGGGTACAACTCAGCATTGCCTTGGGAAGCTCAGGTCATTTCGGAAGCCGGAGGATATCCGTGAAGGCctgaggaagaggaggagccGCTGTTTCGCCGTTGCTAGGGCCGCCGCCAAGCAGGCTTCTTCCGGTGGTGCGTTGCTGTCCATGTTTCGACGGTTGGTTTGTTGTGGCGGCCGGTAA
- the LOC111786769 gene encoding ATP-dependent Clp protease ATP-binding subunit ClpA homolog CD4B, chloroplastic-like isoform X2 produces MAGILVQSTNVPGLVGGRKGPPVRGSGSGKRAVKMMSSVHVPGLRLRSFSGLRGSNSLDNILKNGQDFHSKIAIAISSRGGKASRCVPRAMFERFTEKAIKVIMLAQEEARRLGHNFVGTEQILLGLIGEGTGIAAKVLKSMGINLKDARVEVEKIIGRGSGFVAVEIPFTPRAKRVLELSLEEARQLGHNYIGSEHLLLGLLREGEGVAARVLENLGADPTNIRTQVIRMVGESTEAVGAGVGGGTSGNKMPTLEEYGTNLTKLAEEGKLDPVVGRQQQIERVTQILGRRTKNNPCLIGEPGVGKTAIAEGLAQRIANGDVPETIEGKKVITLDMGLLVAGTKYRGEFEERLKKLMEEIKQSDEIILFIDEVHTLIGAGAAEGAIDAANILKPALARGELQCIGATTLDEYRKHIEKDPALERRFQPVKVPEPSVDETIQILKGLRERYEIHHKLRYTDEALEAAAQLSYQYISDRFLPDKAIDLIDEAGSRVRLRHAQLPEEARELEKELRQITKEKNEAVRSQDFEKAGEFRDREMELKTKISALIDKGKEMSKAESEAGDVGPVVTEVDIQHIVSSWTGIPVEKVSTDESDRLLKMEETLHKRVIGQDEAVVAISRAIRRARVGLKNPNRPIASFIFSGPTGVGKSELAKALAAYYFGSEEAMIRLDMSEFMERHTVSKLIGSPPGYVGYTEGGQLTEAVRRRPYTVVLFDEIEKAHPDVFNMMLQILEDGRLTDSKGRTVDFKNTLLIMTSNVGSSVIEKGGRRIGFDLDYDEKDSSYNRIKSLVTEELKQYFRPEFLNRLDEMIVFRQLTKLEVKEISDIMLKEVFERLKVKEIELQVTERFRDRVVDEGYNPSYGARPLRRAIMRLLEDSMAEKMLAREIKEGDSVIVDVDSEGNVTVLNGSSGAAPESLADAIPV; encoded by the exons ATGGCTGGAATTTTGGTTCAATCGACGAATGTTCCTGGTTTGGTTGGTGGAAGAAAGGGTCCTCCTGTAAGAGGATCAGGAAGCGGTAAACGGGCTGTTAAAATGATGTCTAGTGTACATGTGCCTGGTTTGAGGTTAAGAAGCTTCTCTGGACTTAGGGGGTCTAATTCGTTGGATAATATCTTGAAGAATGGACAAGATTTTCATTCGAAGATTGCCATTGCGATTTCTTCTAGGGGAGGAAAGGCTAGCAGATGTGTTCCAAGAGCCATGTTTGAGCGGTTCACTGAGAAGGCAATTAAAGTAATTATGCTTGCCCAGGAGGAAGCGAGGCGGCTTGGCCATAATTTTGTTGGCACAGAGCAGATCCTTTTGGGGCTTATTGGCGAAGGCACGGGTATTGCTGCTAAGGTTCTTAAATCTATGGGAATTAATCTTAAAGATGCACGTGTGGAGGTGGAGAAGATAATTGGTCGGGGCAGTGGATTTGTTGCTGTCGAAATTCCATTCACTCCTCGTGCAAAGCGTGTTTTGGAACTTTCTCTTGAGGAAGCTCGCCAACTCG GCCACAATTATATTGGGTCAGAGCACTTGCTTCTAGGACTACTTCGTGAAGGTGAGGGTGTTGCAGCTCGTGTTCTTGAAAATTTAGGTGCTGATCCCACCAACATTCGGACTCAG GTTATTCGAATGGTGGGTGAGAGCACGGAGGCTGTTGGTGCTGGTGTTGGAGGAGGGACCAGTGGGAACAAA ATGCCAACTCTGGAAGAGTATGGAACAAACTTAACCAAGCTGGCAGAGGAG GGTAAACTGGATCCTGTTGTTGGTAGGCAGCAGCAAATAGAACGTGTCACCCAAATTCTCGGTCGGCGGACAAAAAATAATCCTTGCCTCATTGGTGAACCTGGTGTTGGGAAAACTGCTATTGCTGAAGGTCTGGCTCAAAGGATTGCTAATGGGGACGTTCCTGAAACAATAGAAGGGAAGAag GTTATAACCTTGGATATGGGCCTTCTTGTTGCTGGCACAAAATATCGTGGAGAGTTTGAGGAaagattgaagaaattgatggaggaaataaaacaaagtgATGAGATTATCCTTTTTATTGATGAGGTGCATACATTAATTGGAGCAGGGGCTGCAGAAGGAGCTATTGATGCAGCAAACATATTAAAACCAGCCCTTGCTAGGGGTGAACTGCAG TGCATTGGAGCTACAACTCTGGATGAATACAGAAAACACATTGAAAAAGACCCAGCCTTAGAAAGGCGATTTCAGCCGGTCAAAGTGCCGGAACCATCTGTGGATGAAACCATACAGATTTTGAAAGGCCTTAGAGAGCGCTATGAAATCCACCACAAACTTCGTTACACAGATGAAGCATTAGAAGCTGCTGCGCAGCTGTCATACCAGTACATCAG TGATCGATTCTTGCCTGATAAGGcaattgatttgattgatgAAGCAGGATCCCGAGTTCGCCTTCGTCATGCTCAG CTACCTGAGGAAGCTAGGGAGCTTGAGAAAGAGCTCAGGCAGATTACAAAGGAGAAGAATGAGGCTGTTCGAAGTCAAGATTTCGAGAAG GCTGGAGAATTTCGTGATAGAGAAATGGAACTGAAGACTAAGATCTCTGCTCTAATAGACAAGGGCAAGGAGATGAGCAAGGCAGAAAGTGAGGCAGGAGACGTAGGCCCCGTTGTGACCGAAGTTGATATTCAGCATATTGTCTCCTCCTGGACTGGCATTCCTGTTGAGAAAGTATCTACAGATGAATCTGACCGCCTCCTCAAAATGGAAGAGACTCTCCATAAGAGAGTCATTGGTCAAGATGAAGCAGTTGTAGCCATCAGTCGTGCGATACGCCGAGCTCGTGTTGGACTCAAGAATCCCAATCGTCCCATTGCAAGCTTTATATTTTCTGGGCCAACTGGGGTTGGTAAATCTGAGTTAGCAAAAGCATTGGCCGCATACTATTTTGGCTCTGAAGAAGCAATGATTCGTCTTGACATGAGTGAATTTATGGAAAGGCATACTGTCTCCAAGCTCATTGGTTCGCCCCCTGGTTATGTTGGTTACACAGAGGGCGGTCAGTTAACAGAGGCCGTTCGTCGTCGTCCTTACACAGTGGTGCTCTTTGACGAGATTGAAAAGGCTCATCCTGATGTGTTCAACATGATGCTTCAAATTCTAGAGGATGGAAGGTTGACAGACAGCAAGGGCAGAACAGTAGACTTCAAGAATACACTTCTGATTATGACATCAAACGTGGGAAGCAGTGTAATAGAGAAGGGAGGCCGCAGAATAGGGTTCGACCTTGATTACGACGAGAAGGATAGTAGCTATAACCGTATCAAGAGCTTGGTGACGGAGGAACTGAAACAATACTTCAGGCCAGAGTTTTTGAACAGGTTGGACGAGATGATTGTGTTCCGTCAGCTCACAAAACTGGAGGTGAAGGAGATCTCAGACATAATGCTGAAGGAGGTGTTCgaaagattaaaagtaaaagaaattgaacTTCAAGTGACAGAGAGATTTAGAGACAGGGTGGTTGATGAAGGATACAACCCAAGCTACGGTGCGAGACCATTGAGAAGGGCAATCATGAGACTCTTGGAGGACAGCATGGCCGAGAAGATGCTAGCAAGGGAGATCAAGGAGGGGGACTCAGTAATTGTGGATGTTGATTCAGAAGGAAACGTGACAGTGCTCAACGGTAGCAGTGGAGCTGCTCCCGAGTCTTTGGCGGATGCTATCCCTGTGTAA
- the LOC111786769 gene encoding ATP-dependent Clp protease ATP-binding subunit ClpA homolog CD4B, chloroplastic-like isoform X1 encodes MAGILVQSTNVPGLVGGRKGPPVRGSGSGKRAVKMMSSVHVPGLRLRSFSGLRGSNSLDNILKNGQDFHSKIAIAISSRGGKASRCVPRAMFERFTEKAIKVIMLAQEEARRLGHNFVGTEQILLGLIGEGTGIAAKVLKSMGINLKDARVEVEKIIGRGSGFVAVEIPFTPRAKRVLELSLEEARQLGHNYIGSEHLLLGLLREGEGVAARVLENLGADPTNIRTQVIRMVGESTEAVGAGVGGGTSGNKMPTLEEYGTNLTKLAEEGKLDPVVGRQQQIERVTQILGRRTKNNPCLIGEPGVGKTAIAEGLAQRIANGDVPETIEGKKVITLDMGLLVAGTKYRGEFEERLKKLMEEIKQSDEIILFIDEVHTLIGAGAAEGAIDAANILKPALARGELQCIGATTLDEYRKHIEKDPALERRFQPVKVPEPSVDETIQILKGLRERYEIHHKLRYTDEALEAAAQLSYQYISDRFLPDKAIDLIDEAGSRVRLRHAQLPEEARELEKELRQITKEKNEAVRSQDFEKAGEFRDREMELKTKISALIDKGKEMSKAESEAGDVGPVVTEVDIQHIVSSWTGIPVEKVSTDESDRLLKMEETLHKRVIGQDEAVVAISRAIRRARVGLKNPNRPIASFIFSGPTGVGKSELAKALAAYYFGSEEAMIRLDMSEFMERHTVSKLIGSPPGYVGYTEGGQLTEAVRRRPYTVVLFDEIEKAHPDVFNMMLQILEDGRLTDSKGRTVDFKNTLLIMTSNVGSSVIEKGGRRIGFDLDYDEKDSSYNRIKSLVTEELKQYFRPEFLNRLDEMIVFRQLTKLEVKEISDIMLKEVFERLKVKEIELQVTERFRDRVVDEGYNPSYGARPLRRAIMRLLEDSMAEKMLAREIKEGDSVIVDVDSEGNVTVLNGSSGAAPESLADAIPV; translated from the exons ATGGCTGGAATTTTGGTTCAATCGACGAATGTTCCTGGTTTGGTTGGTGGAAGAAAGGGTCCTCCTGTAAGAGGATCAGGAAGCGGTAAACGGGCTGTTAAAATGATGTCTAGTGTACATGTGCCTGGTTTGAGGTTAAGAAGCTTCTCTGGACTTAGGGGGTCTAATTCGTTGGATAATATCTTGAAGAATGGACAAGATTTTCATTCGAAGATTGCCATTGCGATTTCTTCTAGGGGAGGAAAGGCTAGCAGATGTGTTCCAAGAGCCATGTTTGAGCGGTTCACTGAGAAGGCAATTAAAGTAATTATGCTTGCCCAGGAGGAAGCGAGGCGGCTTGGCCATAATTTTGTTGGCACAGAGCAGATCCTTTTGGGGCTTATTGGCGAAGGCACGGGTATTGCTGCTAAGGTTCTTAAATCTATGGGAATTAATCTTAAAGATGCACGTGTGGAGGTGGAGAAGATAATTGGTCGGGGCAGTGGATTTGTTGCTGTCGAAATTCCATTCACTCCTCGTGCAAAGCGTGTTTTGGAACTTTCTCTTGAGGAAGCTCGCCAACTCG GCCACAATTATATTGGGTCAGAGCACTTGCTTCTAGGACTACTTCGTGAAGGTGAGGGTGTTGCAGCTCGTGTTCTTGAAAATTTAGGTGCTGATCCCACCAACATTCGGACTCAG GTTATTCGAATGGTGGGTGAGAGCACGGAGGCTGTTGGTGCTGGTGTTGGAGGAGGGACCAGTGGGAACAAAATGCCAACTCTGGAAGAGTATGGGACAAACTTAACCAAGCTGGCAGAGGAG GGTAAACTGGATCCTGTTGTTGGTAGGCAGCAGCAAATAGAACGTGTCACCCAAATTCTCGGTCGGCGGACAAAAAATAATCCTTGCCTCATTGGTGAACCTGGTGTTGGGAAAACTGCTATTGCTGAAGGTCTGGCTCAAAGGATTGCTAATGGGGACGTTCCTGAAACAATAGAAGGGAAGAag GTTATAACCTTGGATATGGGCCTTCTTGTTGCTGGCACAAAATATCGTGGAGAGTTTGAGGAaagattgaagaaattgatggaggaaataaaacaaagtgATGAGATTATCCTTTTTATTGATGAGGTGCATACATTAATTGGAGCAGGGGCTGCAGAAGGAGCTATTGATGCAGCAAACATATTAAAACCAGCCCTTGCTAGGGGTGAACTGCAG TGCATTGGAGCTACAACTCTGGATGAATACAGAAAACACATTGAAAAAGACCCAGCCTTAGAAAGGCGATTTCAGCCGGTCAAAGTGCCGGAACCATCTGTGGATGAAACCATACAGATTTTGAAAGGCCTTAGAGAGCGCTATGAAATCCACCACAAACTTCGTTACACAGATGAAGCATTAGAAGCTGCTGCGCAGCTGTCATACCAGTACATCAG TGATCGATTCTTGCCTGATAAGGcaattgatttgattgatgAAGCAGGATCCCGAGTTCGCCTTCGTCATGCTCAG CTACCTGAGGAAGCTAGGGAGCTTGAGAAAGAGCTCAGGCAGATTACAAAGGAGAAGAATGAGGCTGTTCGAAGTCAAGATTTCGAGAAG GCTGGAGAATTTCGTGATAGAGAAATGGAACTGAAGACTAAGATCTCTGCTCTAATAGACAAGGGCAAGGAGATGAGCAAGGCAGAAAGTGAGGCAGGAGACGTAGGCCCCGTTGTGACCGAAGTTGATATTCAGCATATTGTCTCCTCCTGGACTGGCATTCCTGTTGAGAAAGTATCTACAGATGAATCTGACCGCCTCCTCAAAATGGAAGAGACTCTCCATAAGAGAGTCATTGGTCAAGATGAAGCAGTTGTAGCCATCAGTCGTGCGATACGCCGAGCTCGTGTTGGACTCAAGAATCCCAATCGTCCCATTGCAAGCTTTATATTTTCTGGGCCAACTGGGGTTGGTAAATCTGAGTTAGCAAAAGCATTGGCCGCATACTATTTTGGCTCTGAAGAAGCAATGATTCGTCTTGACATGAGTGAATTTATGGAAAGGCATACTGTCTCCAAGCTCATTGGTTCGCCCCCTGGTTATGTTGGTTACACAGAGGGCGGTCAGTTAACAGAGGCCGTTCGTCGTCGTCCTTACACAGTGGTGCTCTTTGACGAGATTGAAAAGGCTCATCCTGATGTGTTCAACATGATGCTTCAAATTCTAGAGGATGGAAGGTTGACAGACAGCAAGGGCAGAACAGTAGACTTCAAGAATACACTTCTGATTATGACATCAAACGTGGGAAGCAGTGTAATAGAGAAGGGAGGCCGCAGAATAGGGTTCGACCTTGATTACGACGAGAAGGATAGTAGCTATAACCGTATCAAGAGCTTGGTGACGGAGGAACTGAAACAATACTTCAGGCCAGAGTTTTTGAACAGGTTGGACGAGATGATTGTGTTCCGTCAGCTCACAAAACTGGAGGTGAAGGAGATCTCAGACATAATGCTGAAGGAGGTGTTCgaaagattaaaagtaaaagaaattgaacTTCAAGTGACAGAGAGATTTAGAGACAGGGTGGTTGATGAAGGATACAACCCAAGCTACGGTGCGAGACCATTGAGAAGGGCAATCATGAGACTCTTGGAGGACAGCATGGCCGAGAAGATGCTAGCAAGGGAGATCAAGGAGGGGGACTCAGTAATTGTGGATGTTGATTCAGAAGGAAACGTGACAGTGCTCAACGGTAGCAGTGGAGCTGCTCCCGAGTCTTTGGCGGATGCTATCCCTGTGTAA